From Carassius auratus strain Wakin chromosome 10, ASM336829v1, whole genome shotgun sequence, a single genomic window includes:
- the purg gene encoding purine-rich element-binding protein gamma yields MIMADSHRRGTDGGRGRMTSGYSQQYASGKASDIQELASKRVDIQKKRFYLDVKQSTRGRFLKIAEVWIGRGRHDNIRKSKLTLSMSMAPDLRYCLGDFIDYYAHIGLRVCQAPQGQSNGQGRAPEPRRRAADPAASPSGSAASEEQTHRVLKSEFIERDNRKYYLDLKENQRGRFLRIRQTVNRGHGGMGYYGQGIEQTIVLPAQGLIEFRDALSQLIDEYGDDEPCARNHDASPELPEAASFRVDNKRFYFDVGSNRFGVFLKISEVRQPYRNTITVPLKAWARFGENFMRYEEEMRHIFTCHKEKRTDAEEQED; encoded by the coding sequence ATGATTATGGCCGATAGTCACCGAAGGGGCACGGACGGAGGCAGAGGCAGGATGACATCAGGATACTCGCAGCAGTACGCGAGCGGCAAAGCGTCAGACATACAGGAGCTTGCGTCTAAGCGCGTGGACATCCAGAAGAAGCGCTTCTACCTGGACGTGAAGCAGAGCACCCGTGGCCGCTTCCTGAAGATCGCCGAGGTGTGGATCGGTCGAGGCCGGCACGACAACATCCGCAAGAGCAAGCTCACCCTCTCCATGTCCATGGCGCCCGATCTGCGCTACTGCCTGGGGGACTTCATTGATTATTACGCGCACATCGGGCTCCGAGTGTGCCAGGCGCCGCAGGGGCAGAGCAACGGCCAGGGACGCGCACCGGAGCCCCGCCGGAGAGCAGCGGATCCGGCGGCGTCCCCCAGCGGCTCGGCCGCGTCCGAGGAGCAGACGCATCGCGTGCTGAAGAGCGAGTTCATCGAGCGGGACAACAGGAAATACTACCTGGACCTGAAGGAGAACCAGCGCGGACGGTTCCTGCGCATCCGGCAGACCGTCAACCGCGGTCACGGGGGCATGGGGTACTACGGCCAGGGCATCGAGCAGACCATCGTGCTGCCGGCGCAGGGCCTGATCGAGTTCAGAGACGCGCTGTCGCAGTTAATCGACGAATACGGCGACGACGAGCCCTGCGCGCGGAACCACGACGCGTCGCCCGAGCTGCCCGAGGCTGCGTCGTTCCGCGTCGACAACAAGCGCTTTTACTTCGACGTGGGTTCGAACCGCTTCGGCGTTTTCCTGAAGATCAGCGAGGTCCGGCAGCCCTACCGGAACACTATCACCGTCCCGCTGAAAGCCTGGGCCCGCTTCGGCGAGAACTTCATGCGGTACGAGGAGGAGATGCGGCACATCTTCACCTGTCATAAAGAGAAGAGGACGGACGCGGAGGAGCAGGAGGATTGA